ATACATCAAAGATTAACTGCTGCAGTGCAGAATAGAGATAAAAAGACTACATCGGGTCCTGGTATGATGCTAATCAATACAGATCctgaaattgaaaagaaattattagagAAAAAGCAATGGCAAATGATGAGAGATCGTAGGAGAAAACAATTGCaagaaagagaaaataatgaagttGATGGTATTACTAGTGGATTTTCTAAAAGAGATAATTCGCCATCTATTAATTCACAATCCATAAAAGGTTCACGTTCTGACAGAAATCATGATTATCGTAGAAACGaatatgaagaagatgattttatagtagatgatgaagatgaagaagttgATGGAATGgtagatgatgatgatgataatgctgaagaagaagaagaagaagaagaagaggaggatgaagatgatttaaatGCAGAAAGGTTAAGAAATGCCAAGAGACAAGGGTAtcaagaagatgatgatgagaGGGATGCAAGAAATGAAGAGGAacaatcatcatcatcagaaGTTACcaagagaagaaaaatcgctgttattgatgatgaagatgatgagtAGATGACAATATAATACCtgtataattaaatatatataatattaataaagacAGATGCTGATACTTCACATTTCCTTTTTTAGTTAGTTTTGCACGTGATGGTCCGGgtaaatttctttttttcaaaggGATTTTTGTTTCAAATGGGTGGAGTGGTTCCCCCTACAAAAACAATGGGTATAAATAAACTGtttcaattattgaaaagatCTGCGGAATAAATCAAAGGATAATTATCCAAAGAGAATTACATAACCCaacaataattatttacaaaTGTCTTGGCAAGGTATGTTGaatgaaatattgaattaaaaaaaaaaataaacttaaAGATCGAAAAATTACTAACAAAgcatatattgaaaaaaaaaattaaaaataataaccaattgaacttttttttcccacGGATACTCTTGCAATTTTAAAAAGCATACACTGACAACTTATTAGCTACCGGTAAAGTTGATAAAGCTGTTATATATTCTAGAGCAGGTGATTCTGTTTGGGCCAGTTCTGGTGGATTACAATTAGGTGCCAATGAAATTGCCGAAATTGCTCGTGGTTTCGACAATCCAAGTGGTTTGCAAAGCAATGGGTTGCATGTTCAATCTCAAAAATTTATGTTGTTGAGAGCCGATGATAGATCCATTTATGGTAGACATGATGCAGAAGGTATTGTTTGTGTAAGAACTAAACAAACAATTGTGATTGCACACTATCCACCTACTGTTCAAGCTGGTGAAGCTACCAAGATTGTTGAACAATTAGCTGATTACTTAATTGGTGTTCAATATTAGGCATGTCATTGGCGTAAGTAATGTCTTATGAACCATAAATAAATCCatccatatatatatatatatatgtatatatgtatgtatacctatatatctatttttatacATATACAATCTATGATATGTAAGAAAGCCATTATTAAAGCACAAGGCAC
This genomic stretch from Henningerozyma blattae CBS 6284 chromosome 1, complete genome harbors:
- the PFY1 gene encoding profilin (similar to Saccharomyces cerevisiae PFY1 (YOR122C); ancestral locus Anc_5.439) gives rise to the protein MSWQATGKVDKAVIYSRAGDSVWASSGGLQLGANEIAEIARGFDNPSGLQSNGLHVQSQKFMLLRADDRSIYGRHDAEGIVCVRTKQTIVIAHYPPTVQAGEATKIVEQLADYLIGVQY